A stretch of Oncorhynchus gorbuscha isolate QuinsamMale2020 ecotype Even-year linkage group LG24, OgorEven_v1.0, whole genome shotgun sequence DNA encodes these proteins:
- the LOC124013391 gene encoding tripartite motif-containing protein 46-like isoform X1 — MSHLLVVGQKSPRFQFLVSPLREHRSDYGGRNNPIMAPRFQLKSNVKSMECELHCPVCKEIVKQPVVLPCQHSVCLMCASEVLVQNGYPPPELPPEPNSPASTPNTRSPRQARRPMPSKADHRPIDRVLRSGFGTYPSPGRRRKEPPPAMLFPCPPCGREVELGEKGLTDCLRNLTLERIVERYRHTVSLGSVAVMCQFCKPPQSLEATKGCADCQASFCNECFKLYHPWGTPRAQHEHIQPTLNFRPKVLSCPEHDQERLHFYCRTCQRLLCPLCKLRRVHAGHKVAPVAQAYQTLKDKITKEMNYILSNQETVLGQISQLESATTQTEANSVAAREQLSQSVRDLTALLAERHASLSQALEGARQRRSEALAGQVAERRSLLEHAGLMAFSQELLKETDPPCFVQAARQTHSRLSTSIEGLQCFSLAADPSFRHFQLDVSKELKLLTNLQFIQAPLAPVIDTQKTLAYDQLFLCWRLPQESAPAWHFSVEFRRRGVVPGGGARGGIQGRLAAARWGWQRLEEVGGTSAVIDRLEMDSVYVLRVRGCNKAGFGEYSEEVYLHTPPAPALIPLLGPLSQSTSLPLPVKLLNFYLDSRWGLHADRLVVSKEQRCARSVPGLSLMQAADRALTSCHLTADLLVGDVAITQGRHYWACSVEPGSYLVKVGVGLEAKLQEWFHLPQDMASPRYDPDSGHDSGAEDSLESPPPFSFLTMGMGKIFLPQAPNHHNNHGCNGTNPRRNPTIANGNSPASSPTGLTYPLPPRLGVCLDFEKGRVTFYDAHSLRPLWEGPVDCSGPVCPAFFFIGGGALQLQELVANRMADQTPVRRVTIQSHVTNLNN; from the exons ATGTCACACCTCCTTGTAGTTGGGCAGAAATCCCCCCGCTTTCAGTTTCTAGTGTCACCTCTCCGAGAGCACCGCTCCGATTACGGTGGAAGAAACAATCCTATCATGGCGCCTAGATTCCAGCTGAAG tctAACGTGAAGAGCATGGAGTGCGAGCTGCATTGCCCAGTGTGTAAGGAGATCGTCAAGCAGCCCGTGGTCCTGCCATGTCAGCACAGCGTCTGCCTGATGTGTGCCTCAGAGGTCCTGGTTCAAAATGGCTACCCTCCTCCGGAGCTGCCACCCGAGCCCAACTCTCCTGCCTCCACCCCCAACACCCGCTCTCCCCGCCAGGCACGCAGGCCCATGCCCAGCAAGGCCGACCATCGACCCATCGACCGCGTGCTACGTtcag GATTTGGGACGTATCCGTCGCCGGGGCGACGGCGTAAGGAACCGCCCCCCGCGATGTTGTTTCCGTGCCCGCCCtgtgggagagaggtagagctgggAGAGAAGGGCCTGACTGACTGCCTGCGTAACCTCACCTTGGAGCGCATTGTAGAGag gtacagacacacagtgaGCCTGGGCAGTGTGGCTGTGATGTGTCAGTTCTGCAAGCCTCCCCAGTCCCTGGAGGCCACTAAGGGCTGCGCCGACTGCCAAGCCAGCTTCTGTAACGAGTGTTTCAAGCTCTACCACCCCTGGGGGACTCCTCGCGCCCAGCATGAACACATCCAGCCCACCCTCAACTTCAGGCCCAAG gttctGTCGTGTCCGGAGCATGACCAGGAGCGTCTGCACTTCTACTGTAGGACGTGCCAGCGGCTGCTGTGCCCGCTCTGCAAGCTGCGCCGAGTCCACGCCGGGCACAAGGTGGCGCCAGTCGCCCAGGCATACCAGACACTCAAG GACAAGATTACCAAGGAGATGAACTACATTCTGTCCAACCAGGAGACAGTGCTGGGCCAGATCTCACAGCTGGAGAGTGCCACCACTCAGACAGAG GCGAACAGCGTAGCGGCACGGGAGCAGCTGTCTCAGAGCGTGAGAGACCTGACCGCCCTCCTCGCTGAGCGCCACGCCTCATTGTCTCAGGCCCTGGAGGGGGCACGGCAGAGGCGGAGCGAGGCGTTGGCGGGCCAGGTGGCGGAGAGGCGGAGCCTGCTAGAGCATGCAGGCCTCATGGCGTTCTCCCAAGAGCTGCTGAAGGAGACGGACCCGCCCTGCTTCGTCCAGGCAGCGCGCCAGACACACAGCAG GTTATCCACGTCCATCGAGGGGCTGCAGTGTTTCTCTCTGGCTGCTGATCCCTCCTTCAGACACTTCCAGCTGGACGTCTCCAAAGAGCTCAAACTCCTCACAAACCTGCAGTTCATCCAgg CCCCTCTGGCCCCTGTTATTGACACCCAAAAGACCCTGGCCTATGACCAGCTCTTCCTGTGTTGGCGGCTGCCTCAGGAATCCGCCCCCGCCTGGCACTTCTCTGTGGAGTTTCGTCGTCGGGGGGTGGTGCCAGGAGGCGGAGCCAGGGGTGGAATCCAAGGGCGATTGGCTGCGGCCCGCTGGGGCTGGCAGCGGCTGGAGGAGGTGGGCGGAACCAGTGCTGTGATTGACAGGTTGGAGATGgacagtgtgtatgtgttgaggGTGAGAGGCTGCAACAAGGCAGGCTTCGGGGAGTACAGTGAGGAGGTGTACCTACACACCCCGCCAGCACCAG ctctcatTCCACTCCTCGGTCCACTCTCTCAatccacatctctccctctgcctgttaAAT tgttAAATTTCTACCTGGACTCTCGCTGGGGTCTCCATGCCGACCGGCTGGTGGTGAGTAAGGAGCAGCGCTGTGCCCGGAGTGTTCCCGGCCTGTCCCTGATGCAGGCCGCCGACAGAGCGCTCACTTCCTGTCACCTGACTGCAGACCTCCTGGTAGGCGACGTGGCCATCACCCAGGGCAGGCACTACTGGGCATGCTCAGTGGAGCCCGGCTCCTATCTGGTCAAA gTGGGAGTGGGCCTAGAGGCCAAACTACAGGAGTGGTTTCACCTTCCGCAAGACATGGCCAGTCCCCG TTATGACCCAGACAGTGGCCATGACAGTGGGGCAGAGGATTCCCTGGAAtcccctccccccttctctttcctcaccATGGGCATGGGCAAGATCTTCCTGCCCCAGGCTCCCAACCATCATAACAACCATGGTTGCAATGGCACCAACCCCCGCCGCAACCCCACCATCGCCAACGGCAACAGCCCTGCCTCCTCGCCTACGGGCCTCACCTACCCCCTGCCTCCCAGGCTTGGGGTGTGCCTTGACTTTGAGAAGGGTCGCGTCACTTTCTACGATGCCCACTCGCTCCGTCCTCTATGGGAAGGGCCTGTCGATTGCTCCGGCCCTGTTTGCCCGGCTTTCTTTTTTATTGGCGGAGGGGCACTACAGTTACAGGAGTTGGTGGCCAATCGGATGGCAGACCAGACTCCAGTCAGGAGGGTCACCATCCAATCACATGTCACTAATCTGAATAACTAG
- the LOC124013391 gene encoding tripartite motif-containing protein 46-like isoform X2: MSHLLVVGQKSPRFQFLVSPLREHRSDYGGRNNPIMAPRFQLKSNVKSMECELHCPVCKEIVKQPVVLPCQHSVCLMCASEVLVQNGYPPPELPPEPNSPASTPNTRSPRQARRPMPSKADHRPIDRVLRSGFGTYPSPGRRRKEPPPAMLFPCPPCGREVELGEKGLTDCLRNLTLERIVERYRHTVSLGSVAVMCQFCKPPQSLEATKGCADCQASFCNECFKLYHPWGTPRAQHEHIQPTLNFRPKVLSCPEHDQERLHFYCRTCQRLLCPLCKLRRVHAGHKVAPVAQAYQTLKDKITKEMNYILSNQETVLGQISQLESATTQTEANSVAAREQLSQSVRDLTALLAERHASLSQALEGARQRRSEALAGQVAERRSLLEHAGLMAFSQELLKETDPPCFVQAARQTHSRLSTSIEGLQCFSLAADPSFRHFQLDVSKELKLLTNLQFIQAPLAPVIDTQKTLAYDQLFLCWRLPQESAPAWHFSVEFRRRGVVPGGGARGGIQGRLAAARWGWQRLEEVGGTSAVIDRLEMDSVYVLRVRGCNKAGFGEYSEEVYLHTPPAPVLNFYLDSRWGLHADRLVVSKEQRCARSVPGLSLMQAADRALTSCHLTADLLVGDVAITQGRHYWACSVEPGSYLVKVGVGLEAKLQEWFHLPQDMASPRYDPDSGHDSGAEDSLESPPPFSFLTMGMGKIFLPQAPNHHNNHGCNGTNPRRNPTIANGNSPASSPTGLTYPLPPRLGVCLDFEKGRVTFYDAHSLRPLWEGPVDCSGPVCPAFFFIGGGALQLQELVANRMADQTPVRRVTIQSHVTNLNN, from the exons ATGTCACACCTCCTTGTAGTTGGGCAGAAATCCCCCCGCTTTCAGTTTCTAGTGTCACCTCTCCGAGAGCACCGCTCCGATTACGGTGGAAGAAACAATCCTATCATGGCGCCTAGATTCCAGCTGAAG tctAACGTGAAGAGCATGGAGTGCGAGCTGCATTGCCCAGTGTGTAAGGAGATCGTCAAGCAGCCCGTGGTCCTGCCATGTCAGCACAGCGTCTGCCTGATGTGTGCCTCAGAGGTCCTGGTTCAAAATGGCTACCCTCCTCCGGAGCTGCCACCCGAGCCCAACTCTCCTGCCTCCACCCCCAACACCCGCTCTCCCCGCCAGGCACGCAGGCCCATGCCCAGCAAGGCCGACCATCGACCCATCGACCGCGTGCTACGTtcag GATTTGGGACGTATCCGTCGCCGGGGCGACGGCGTAAGGAACCGCCCCCCGCGATGTTGTTTCCGTGCCCGCCCtgtgggagagaggtagagctgggAGAGAAGGGCCTGACTGACTGCCTGCGTAACCTCACCTTGGAGCGCATTGTAGAGag gtacagacacacagtgaGCCTGGGCAGTGTGGCTGTGATGTGTCAGTTCTGCAAGCCTCCCCAGTCCCTGGAGGCCACTAAGGGCTGCGCCGACTGCCAAGCCAGCTTCTGTAACGAGTGTTTCAAGCTCTACCACCCCTGGGGGACTCCTCGCGCCCAGCATGAACACATCCAGCCCACCCTCAACTTCAGGCCCAAG gttctGTCGTGTCCGGAGCATGACCAGGAGCGTCTGCACTTCTACTGTAGGACGTGCCAGCGGCTGCTGTGCCCGCTCTGCAAGCTGCGCCGAGTCCACGCCGGGCACAAGGTGGCGCCAGTCGCCCAGGCATACCAGACACTCAAG GACAAGATTACCAAGGAGATGAACTACATTCTGTCCAACCAGGAGACAGTGCTGGGCCAGATCTCACAGCTGGAGAGTGCCACCACTCAGACAGAG GCGAACAGCGTAGCGGCACGGGAGCAGCTGTCTCAGAGCGTGAGAGACCTGACCGCCCTCCTCGCTGAGCGCCACGCCTCATTGTCTCAGGCCCTGGAGGGGGCACGGCAGAGGCGGAGCGAGGCGTTGGCGGGCCAGGTGGCGGAGAGGCGGAGCCTGCTAGAGCATGCAGGCCTCATGGCGTTCTCCCAAGAGCTGCTGAAGGAGACGGACCCGCCCTGCTTCGTCCAGGCAGCGCGCCAGACACACAGCAG GTTATCCACGTCCATCGAGGGGCTGCAGTGTTTCTCTCTGGCTGCTGATCCCTCCTTCAGACACTTCCAGCTGGACGTCTCCAAAGAGCTCAAACTCCTCACAAACCTGCAGTTCATCCAgg CCCCTCTGGCCCCTGTTATTGACACCCAAAAGACCCTGGCCTATGACCAGCTCTTCCTGTGTTGGCGGCTGCCTCAGGAATCCGCCCCCGCCTGGCACTTCTCTGTGGAGTTTCGTCGTCGGGGGGTGGTGCCAGGAGGCGGAGCCAGGGGTGGAATCCAAGGGCGATTGGCTGCGGCCCGCTGGGGCTGGCAGCGGCTGGAGGAGGTGGGCGGAACCAGTGCTGTGATTGACAGGTTGGAGATGgacagtgtgtatgtgttgaggGTGAGAGGCTGCAACAAGGCAGGCTTCGGGGAGTACAGTGAGGAGGTGTACCTACACACCCCGCCAGCACCAG tgttAAATTTCTACCTGGACTCTCGCTGGGGTCTCCATGCCGACCGGCTGGTGGTGAGTAAGGAGCAGCGCTGTGCCCGGAGTGTTCCCGGCCTGTCCCTGATGCAGGCCGCCGACAGAGCGCTCACTTCCTGTCACCTGACTGCAGACCTCCTGGTAGGCGACGTGGCCATCACCCAGGGCAGGCACTACTGGGCATGCTCAGTGGAGCCCGGCTCCTATCTGGTCAAA gTGGGAGTGGGCCTAGAGGCCAAACTACAGGAGTGGTTTCACCTTCCGCAAGACATGGCCAGTCCCCG TTATGACCCAGACAGTGGCCATGACAGTGGGGCAGAGGATTCCCTGGAAtcccctccccccttctctttcctcaccATGGGCATGGGCAAGATCTTCCTGCCCCAGGCTCCCAACCATCATAACAACCATGGTTGCAATGGCACCAACCCCCGCCGCAACCCCACCATCGCCAACGGCAACAGCCCTGCCTCCTCGCCTACGGGCCTCACCTACCCCCTGCCTCCCAGGCTTGGGGTGTGCCTTGACTTTGAGAAGGGTCGCGTCACTTTCTACGATGCCCACTCGCTCCGTCCTCTATGGGAAGGGCCTGTCGATTGCTCCGGCCCTGTTTGCCCGGCTTTCTTTTTTATTGGCGGAGGGGCACTACAGTTACAGGAGTTGGTGGCCAATCGGATGGCAGACCAGACTCCAGTCAGGAGGGTCACCATCCAATCACATGTCACTAATCTGAATAACTAG
- the LOC124013391 gene encoding tripartite motif-containing protein 46-like isoform X3, which produces MMDALSNVKSMECELHCPVCKEIVKQPVVLPCQHSVCLMCASEVLVQNGYPPPELPPEPNSPASTPNTRSPRQARRPMPSKADHRPIDRVLRSGFGTYPSPGRRRKEPPPAMLFPCPPCGREVELGEKGLTDCLRNLTLERIVERYRHTVSLGSVAVMCQFCKPPQSLEATKGCADCQASFCNECFKLYHPWGTPRAQHEHIQPTLNFRPKVLSCPEHDQERLHFYCRTCQRLLCPLCKLRRVHAGHKVAPVAQAYQTLKDKITKEMNYILSNQETVLGQISQLESATTQTEANSVAAREQLSQSVRDLTALLAERHASLSQALEGARQRRSEALAGQVAERRSLLEHAGLMAFSQELLKETDPPCFVQAARQTHSRLSTSIEGLQCFSLAADPSFRHFQLDVSKELKLLTNLQFIQAPLAPVIDTQKTLAYDQLFLCWRLPQESAPAWHFSVEFRRRGVVPGGGARGGIQGRLAAARWGWQRLEEVGGTSAVIDRLEMDSVYVLRVRGCNKAGFGEYSEEVYLHTPPAPALIPLLGPLSQSTSLPLPVKLLNFYLDSRWGLHADRLVVSKEQRCARSVPGLSLMQAADRALTSCHLTADLLVGDVAITQGRHYWACSVEPGSYLVKVGVGLEAKLQEWFHLPQDMASPRYDPDSGHDSGAEDSLESPPPFSFLTMGMGKIFLPQAPNHHNNHGCNGTNPRRNPTIANGNSPASSPTGLTYPLPPRLGVCLDFEKGRVTFYDAHSLRPLWEGPVDCSGPVCPAFFFIGGGALQLQELVANRMADQTPVRRVTIQSHVTNLNN; this is translated from the exons ATGATGGACGCTCTG tctAACGTGAAGAGCATGGAGTGCGAGCTGCATTGCCCAGTGTGTAAGGAGATCGTCAAGCAGCCCGTGGTCCTGCCATGTCAGCACAGCGTCTGCCTGATGTGTGCCTCAGAGGTCCTGGTTCAAAATGGCTACCCTCCTCCGGAGCTGCCACCCGAGCCCAACTCTCCTGCCTCCACCCCCAACACCCGCTCTCCCCGCCAGGCACGCAGGCCCATGCCCAGCAAGGCCGACCATCGACCCATCGACCGCGTGCTACGTtcag GATTTGGGACGTATCCGTCGCCGGGGCGACGGCGTAAGGAACCGCCCCCCGCGATGTTGTTTCCGTGCCCGCCCtgtgggagagaggtagagctgggAGAGAAGGGCCTGACTGACTGCCTGCGTAACCTCACCTTGGAGCGCATTGTAGAGag gtacagacacacagtgaGCCTGGGCAGTGTGGCTGTGATGTGTCAGTTCTGCAAGCCTCCCCAGTCCCTGGAGGCCACTAAGGGCTGCGCCGACTGCCAAGCCAGCTTCTGTAACGAGTGTTTCAAGCTCTACCACCCCTGGGGGACTCCTCGCGCCCAGCATGAACACATCCAGCCCACCCTCAACTTCAGGCCCAAG gttctGTCGTGTCCGGAGCATGACCAGGAGCGTCTGCACTTCTACTGTAGGACGTGCCAGCGGCTGCTGTGCCCGCTCTGCAAGCTGCGCCGAGTCCACGCCGGGCACAAGGTGGCGCCAGTCGCCCAGGCATACCAGACACTCAAG GACAAGATTACCAAGGAGATGAACTACATTCTGTCCAACCAGGAGACAGTGCTGGGCCAGATCTCACAGCTGGAGAGTGCCACCACTCAGACAGAG GCGAACAGCGTAGCGGCACGGGAGCAGCTGTCTCAGAGCGTGAGAGACCTGACCGCCCTCCTCGCTGAGCGCCACGCCTCATTGTCTCAGGCCCTGGAGGGGGCACGGCAGAGGCGGAGCGAGGCGTTGGCGGGCCAGGTGGCGGAGAGGCGGAGCCTGCTAGAGCATGCAGGCCTCATGGCGTTCTCCCAAGAGCTGCTGAAGGAGACGGACCCGCCCTGCTTCGTCCAGGCAGCGCGCCAGACACACAGCAG GTTATCCACGTCCATCGAGGGGCTGCAGTGTTTCTCTCTGGCTGCTGATCCCTCCTTCAGACACTTCCAGCTGGACGTCTCCAAAGAGCTCAAACTCCTCACAAACCTGCAGTTCATCCAgg CCCCTCTGGCCCCTGTTATTGACACCCAAAAGACCCTGGCCTATGACCAGCTCTTCCTGTGTTGGCGGCTGCCTCAGGAATCCGCCCCCGCCTGGCACTTCTCTGTGGAGTTTCGTCGTCGGGGGGTGGTGCCAGGAGGCGGAGCCAGGGGTGGAATCCAAGGGCGATTGGCTGCGGCCCGCTGGGGCTGGCAGCGGCTGGAGGAGGTGGGCGGAACCAGTGCTGTGATTGACAGGTTGGAGATGgacagtgtgtatgtgttgaggGTGAGAGGCTGCAACAAGGCAGGCTTCGGGGAGTACAGTGAGGAGGTGTACCTACACACCCCGCCAGCACCAG ctctcatTCCACTCCTCGGTCCACTCTCTCAatccacatctctccctctgcctgttaAAT tgttAAATTTCTACCTGGACTCTCGCTGGGGTCTCCATGCCGACCGGCTGGTGGTGAGTAAGGAGCAGCGCTGTGCCCGGAGTGTTCCCGGCCTGTCCCTGATGCAGGCCGCCGACAGAGCGCTCACTTCCTGTCACCTGACTGCAGACCTCCTGGTAGGCGACGTGGCCATCACCCAGGGCAGGCACTACTGGGCATGCTCAGTGGAGCCCGGCTCCTATCTGGTCAAA gTGGGAGTGGGCCTAGAGGCCAAACTACAGGAGTGGTTTCACCTTCCGCAAGACATGGCCAGTCCCCG TTATGACCCAGACAGTGGCCATGACAGTGGGGCAGAGGATTCCCTGGAAtcccctccccccttctctttcctcaccATGGGCATGGGCAAGATCTTCCTGCCCCAGGCTCCCAACCATCATAACAACCATGGTTGCAATGGCACCAACCCCCGCCGCAACCCCACCATCGCCAACGGCAACAGCCCTGCCTCCTCGCCTACGGGCCTCACCTACCCCCTGCCTCCCAGGCTTGGGGTGTGCCTTGACTTTGAGAAGGGTCGCGTCACTTTCTACGATGCCCACTCGCTCCGTCCTCTATGGGAAGGGCCTGTCGATTGCTCCGGCCCTGTTTGCCCGGCTTTCTTTTTTATTGGCGGAGGGGCACTACAGTTACAGGAGTTGGTGGCCAATCGGATGGCAGACCAGACTCCAGTCAGGAGGGTCACCATCCAATCACATGTCACTAATCTGAATAACTAG